From a region of the Sandaracinaceae bacterium genome:
- a CDS encoding VWA domain-containing protein, translating into MNPTAMTARALWASIMLPCLALGCAYSDGGVGDPYVGVTPGGVQDIGYAREMVRRGQLPDATAITAEGLFSEHDLPVEGEPCASLLCLRPAFAVVPSLDGASTEYWLQVGLASGLSHLERPPMDLTILIDKSASMAGDMAETNQAAINMLRHLGVEDAVSVLTFDQQVREVHPHGPIEDLAALERDVAAIQADGGWDMDPALERAVAVQRAAVGDAPRLRRVVVLSCGYPDAQAGSGFSALLERAAADRIGFTFVGILLGYNADLADALGRTGGGSYHYVQDLESTAALFEEGFDLRVTPLAYDLNVELSHTGGRIAAMYGVPGVTPGEGPTKLIEIATAFPSERSGAIALRLDAPFEGSLTLSYRAEPSFGFDDGAEQVSVSPGVSDEAQFSTAGVRKIVALSRLAEELRAALREALVDRVRALERLDVLSTYLTAEAEALNDPDLRVEVTFVGDIAALIR; encoded by the coding sequence ATGAACCCGACCGCCATGACCGCTCGAGCCCTGTGGGCCTCGATCATGCTGCCCTGCCTCGCCCTTGGATGCGCCTACAGCGATGGTGGGGTGGGCGACCCGTACGTGGGCGTGACCCCGGGCGGCGTTCAGGACATCGGCTATGCCCGAGAGATGGTTCGGCGCGGTCAGCTGCCCGACGCGACCGCGATCACCGCTGAGGGCCTCTTCAGCGAACATGACCTGCCCGTGGAGGGTGAGCCCTGCGCGAGCCTGCTCTGCCTCCGACCCGCGTTCGCGGTCGTCCCATCGCTCGACGGTGCCAGCACGGAGTACTGGCTGCAGGTCGGTCTGGCCTCGGGGCTCAGCCACCTCGAGCGCCCACCGATGGACCTCACCATCCTCATCGACAAGTCGGCGAGCATGGCAGGCGACATGGCGGAGACGAACCAGGCTGCGATCAACATGCTGAGGCACCTCGGCGTGGAGGACGCCGTATCCGTCCTGACCTTCGACCAGCAGGTCCGCGAGGTCCACCCGCATGGCCCCATCGAGGACCTTGCGGCGCTCGAGCGGGACGTCGCGGCCATCCAGGCGGACGGGGGGTGGGACATGGACCCTGCGTTGGAGCGAGCCGTGGCGGTCCAACGGGCCGCGGTCGGCGATGCCCCACGACTCCGCCGCGTCGTCGTGCTCAGCTGCGGGTACCCCGACGCACAGGCTGGCTCGGGGTTCTCGGCGCTGCTCGAGCGCGCCGCGGCCGACCGGATCGGGTTCACCTTCGTGGGGATCCTCCTCGGGTACAACGCGGACCTCGCAGACGCGCTCGGTCGCACCGGCGGGGGCAGCTACCACTACGTGCAGGATCTCGAGTCGACCGCCGCGCTGTTCGAGGAGGGCTTCGATCTTCGTGTGACGCCGCTCGCCTACGACTTGAACGTGGAGCTCAGCCACACTGGCGGGCGCATCGCGGCGATGTATGGCGTCCCTGGTGTCACGCCAGGCGAGGGCCCCACCAAGCTCATCGAGATCGCGACTGCATTCCCTAGCGAGCGGAGCGGCGCCATCGCGCTGCGGCTCGACGCGCCATTCGAAGGATCTCTCACGCTCAGCTATCGCGCGGAGCCGAGCTTCGGGTTCGACGACGGCGCCGAGCAGGTCTCCGTGTCGCCCGGGGTCAGCGACGAGGCGCAGTTCAGCACCGCCGGTGTGCGCAAGATCGTGGCCTTGTCCCGCTTGGCCGAGGAGCTCCGAGCGGCCCTCCGGGAGGCCCTCGTCGACCGCGTGCGGGCGCTCGAGCGGCTCGACGTCCTCTCGACCTACCTCACGGCCGAGGCCGAGGCGCTGAACGACCCGGACCTGCGAGTCGAGGTCACCTTCGTGGGGGACATCGCGGCGCTGATTCGGTAG
- a CDS encoding glycosyltransferase: MTDRGHAEAAAALSDLSIGARPTPAGEAHWNALHAATTKDSRPRLLCVDLDFDDFVYSEAVSRALVREAASAGWAVDWIRPHPADRLRLEAELGEMPDVEFAGTEWWLRDVGEVRELADLASSATAVFGNLRPPEWMWLATAAPTLPWVVWARHLEWTLRQLSYPPVSLKHLHMWVMATPFGYDLESYTRNVHYQFWPMELDRLSRERSVVCGRVFGGGDSGRDHGVLLEAVEGTELQLVLVTSNPGPPHPNVTHTGRLPLTGFCDAIAEAEIVAIPLVGYTRSIGLTVLALAMLMGRAVVATRNAHIEHYANDGEHVVLVPEGDALALRAALLDLHTDHAKRERIGRAARERALRDFDVRQMAAAMMAAIHAELAANEGKI, translated from the coding sequence GTGACCGACCGGGGCCACGCGGAGGCCGCCGCGGCGCTCAGCGACCTTTCCATTGGCGCTCGGCCCACACCGGCCGGTGAGGCCCACTGGAATGCGCTGCATGCGGCCACCACCAAGGACTCACGTCCACGCCTACTCTGCGTCGACCTCGACTTCGACGACTTCGTGTACTCCGAAGCCGTGTCGCGCGCCCTCGTGCGAGAGGCCGCGTCTGCGGGGTGGGCGGTCGATTGGATTCGACCGCATCCGGCGGACCGCCTGCGCCTCGAAGCCGAGCTCGGGGAGATGCCCGACGTGGAGTTCGCGGGGACGGAGTGGTGGTTGCGCGACGTGGGTGAGGTGCGCGAGTTGGCTGACTTGGCGAGTTCGGCAACGGCGGTGTTCGGCAACCTGCGGCCACCCGAGTGGATGTGGCTGGCGACCGCTGCGCCAACCTTGCCATGGGTGGTTTGGGCGCGGCACCTCGAGTGGACGCTCCGCCAGCTGAGTTATCCCCCGGTGAGTCTGAAGCACCTGCACATGTGGGTGATGGCTACACCCTTCGGATACGACCTCGAGTCGTACACACGAAACGTGCACTACCAATTCTGGCCCATGGAACTCGACCGGCTGTCGCGCGAACGCAGCGTGGTGTGCGGTCGGGTGTTCGGAGGAGGGGACAGCGGCCGCGACCACGGGGTCTTGCTCGAGGCCGTAGAAGGAACCGAGCTCCAGCTCGTCCTCGTGACGTCCAATCCGGGCCCGCCTCACCCCAACGTGACGCATACGGGCAGGCTCCCGCTCACGGGCTTCTGCGACGCGATCGCCGAGGCCGAGATCGTCGCGATTCCGTTGGTAGGCTACACGCGCTCCATCGGGCTCACCGTGCTCGCGCTGGCCATGCTGATGGGGCGTGCCGTGGTGGCCACGCGCAACGCGCATATCGAGCACTACGCGAACGACGGGGAGCACGTGGTGCTCGTCCCCGAAGGCGATGCGTTGGCGCTGCGAGCGGCTCTCCTCGACCTCCACACCGACCATGCGAAACGAGAACGGATCGGCCGCGCCGCGCGGGAACGTGCCCTCCGCGACTTCGACGTTCGCCAGATGGCTGCTGCGATGATGGCTGCCATCCACGCCGAATTGGCGGCGAACGAGGGCAAGATCTAA
- a CDS encoding SDR family oxidoreductase — MHRPRLTEFVLPVDTYIRSSFIIAKAVAPHRVEAFSRHLAGELGGSGVRSVCVRSHAIPQTLLRGSHAAGVFATEARLQGLTVEQMLEGAATGTVLKRLSTLDDLAATLVFLASDGAAAISGVVVNMSRLVLD; from the coding sequence GTGCACAGACCCCGGCTCACCGAGTTCGTGCTGCCGGTGGACACCTACATCCGCAGCAGCTTCATCATCGCCAAGGCGGTGGCGCCGCACAGGGTCGAGGCGTTTTCGCGGCACCTGGCCGGCGAGCTCGGCGGAAGCGGCGTGCGTAGCGTGTGCGTTCGCTCGCACGCCATTCCGCAGACGCTGCTGCGGGGCTCGCACGCGGCGGGGGTGTTCGCCACCGAGGCGCGGCTACAGGGACTCACGGTGGAGCAAATGCTGGAGGGCGCCGCGACCGGCACCGTGCTGAAGCGCCTGTCCACGCTGGATGATCTGGCCGCCACCCTCGTGTTCCTGGCCTCCGATGGCGCGGCCGCCATCTCGGGGGTGGTGGTGAACATGAGCAGGCTGGTGCTGGACTGA
- a CDS encoding 2,3-bisphosphoglycerate-independent phosphoglycerate mutase — MTDFTLQPHPQFAGVPGPVLTVVMDGVGLGRSDEGNAVHLAHTPVLDALGKGPWTTTLRAHGVSVGLPSDEDMGNSEVGHNALGAGRVFDQGAKRVQRAIASGEIFEGAVWRELTGRVRETGEALHFIGLLSDGNVHSHQDHLTAMLKRCHAEGVKQVRVHVLFDGRDVPETSALDYLDPLEALLSELSAQPERDYRVASGGGRMTVTMDRYEADWDMVARGYQLHVLGEGRGFRSARGALLSMRDEQPGITDQNLPGFVVVDADGAPVGRMRDGAAVVLFNFRGDRAIEITRALTEPTFSVFPRGPLPDLLFAGMMQYDGDLHLPERYLVDPPAIDRTLGEYLARNRIAQFACSETQKFGHVTYFWNGNRSGYFDEQYEHYVEVPSDRLPFEQRPWMKAAEITDATLLALTSGKLRAGRINYANGDMVGHTGHRDAAITAVQVVDLCLARLLPVIRKLEGALIITADHGNADEMYEFDKKSGTFKTNAAGQRAAKTSHTLNPVPCHVYAPVLERVNGLRMADVHAAGLASVAATSLFLLGLERPEGFEPSLLTIA; from the coding sequence ATGACCGACTTCACCCTACAGCCCCATCCCCAGTTCGCCGGCGTGCCTGGCCCAGTCCTCACGGTCGTGATGGACGGGGTGGGCCTCGGACGGTCCGACGAGGGCAACGCGGTGCACCTGGCACACACCCCCGTGCTGGACGCGCTCGGCAAGGGGCCGTGGACCACCACCCTGCGCGCGCACGGCGTGAGCGTGGGCCTGCCCAGCGACGAGGACATGGGCAACAGCGAGGTGGGCCACAACGCGCTCGGCGCGGGGCGCGTCTTCGACCAGGGCGCGAAGCGGGTGCAGCGGGCCATCGCCTCGGGCGAGATCTTCGAGGGCGCCGTGTGGCGCGAGCTGACCGGCCGCGTGCGCGAGACCGGCGAGGCGCTGCACTTCATCGGGCTCTTGAGCGACGGCAACGTGCACAGCCACCAGGACCACCTGACGGCCATGCTGAAGCGCTGCCACGCCGAGGGCGTGAAGCAGGTGCGGGTGCACGTGCTGTTCGACGGCCGTGACGTGCCCGAGACCAGCGCGCTCGACTACCTGGACCCCCTCGAGGCGCTGCTGAGCGAGCTCTCGGCGCAGCCCGAGCGCGACTACCGCGTGGCCAGCGGCGGCGGTCGCATGACGGTGACCATGGACCGCTACGAGGCGGACTGGGACATGGTGGCGCGGGGCTATCAGCTGCACGTGCTGGGCGAGGGGCGCGGCTTCCGCAGCGCGCGCGGGGCGTTGCTGAGCATGCGCGACGAGCAGCCGGGGATCACGGACCAGAACCTGCCCGGCTTCGTGGTGGTGGACGCGGATGGCGCGCCCGTGGGCCGCATGCGCGACGGCGCGGCCGTGGTGCTGTTCAACTTCCGCGGCGACCGGGCCATCGAGATCACGCGCGCCCTGACCGAGCCCACGTTCAGCGTGTTCCCGCGCGGGCCGCTGCCCGACCTGCTCTTCGCGGGCATGATGCAGTACGACGGCGACCTGCATCTGCCGGAGCGCTACCTGGTGGACCCGCCGGCCATCGATCGCACCCTCGGCGAGTACCTGGCGCGCAACCGAATCGCGCAGTTCGCGTGCAGCGAGACGCAGAAGTTCGGGCACGTGACCTACTTCTGGAACGGCAACCGCAGCGGCTACTTCGACGAGCAGTACGAGCACTACGTGGAGGTGCCGAGCGACCGCCTGCCGTTCGAGCAGCGCCCGTGGATGAAGGCCGCCGAGATCACGGACGCCACGCTTCTCGCGCTCACCTCGGGCAAGCTGCGGGCGGGCCGCATCAACTACGCCAACGGCGACATGGTGGGGCACACCGGCCACCGCGACGCGGCCATCACCGCGGTGCAGGTGGTGGACCTGTGCCTCGCGCGGCTGCTGCCCGTCATTCGCAAGCTCGAGGGCGCGCTCATCATCACGGCCGACCACGGCAACGCCGACGAGATGTACGAGTTCGACAAGAAGAGCGGCACCTTCAAGACCAACGCCGCGGGCCAGCGCGCGGCCAAGACCAGCCACACCCTGAACCCCGTGCCCTGCCACGTGTACGCCCCCGTGCTCGAGCGCGTGAATGGCCTGCGCATGGCGGACGTCCACGCTGCCGGCCTCGCCAGCGTGGCGGCCACCAGCCTCTTCTTGCTCGGTCTCGAGCGCCCCGAGGGCTTCGAGCCTTCCCTCTTGACCATCGCTTGA
- a CDS encoding GNAT family N-acetyltransferase: MVIELLHGRDIEPHIDEVARLRIAVFRDFPYLYDGTVEYEADYLSTYVRSADSLCVLVRDGDQVVGASTALPLADETEAFQRPFLDAGWDVERIFYYAESVLLPAYRGTGLGVRFFEEREAHARRLGRFGWCAFCAVQRPVDHPRRPADYQPLDAFWARRGYRHHPELHTEYRWRDLDEDSESAKPMSFWIKPLAEE; this comes from the coding sequence ATGGTCATCGAATTGCTGCATGGGCGCGACATCGAGCCGCACATCGACGAGGTGGCGCGGCTCCGCATCGCGGTGTTCCGCGACTTCCCCTACTTGTACGACGGCACCGTGGAGTACGAGGCCGACTACCTGTCCACCTACGTGCGAAGCGCGGACAGCTTGTGCGTGCTGGTGCGCGACGGAGACCAGGTGGTGGGCGCCTCCACCGCGCTTCCGTTGGCCGACGAGACCGAGGCTTTCCAGCGGCCGTTCCTCGACGCGGGCTGGGACGTGGAGCGCATCTTCTACTACGCCGAGTCCGTGCTGCTCCCCGCGTACCGTGGCACTGGCCTCGGCGTGCGCTTCTTCGAGGAGCGCGAGGCGCACGCACGTCGCCTCGGGCGCTTCGGTTGGTGCGCCTTCTGCGCGGTGCAGCGGCCCGTCGACCACCCTCGCAGACCGGCCGACTACCAGCCCCTCGACGCCTTCTGGGCGCGGCGTGGCTACCGTCACCACCCGGAGCTGCACACCGAGTACCGCTGGCGCGACCTCGACGAGGACAGCGAGTCGGCGAAGCCGATGTCGTTCTGGATCAAGCCGCTCGCGGAGGAGTGA
- a CDS encoding nuclear transport factor 2 family protein yields the protein MTTTALVTAYYAAFNAHDMPAFLALLADDVVHDINQGPRQVGKAAFAAFMLKMNRCYREQLADIVVMQSPDGTRAAAEFVVHGEYLATDEGLPEATGQTYTLPAGAFFEVVGGRIARVSNYYNLPDWLAQVTR from the coding sequence ATGACCACCACCGCGCTCGTCACGGCGTACTACGCCGCGTTCAACGCCCACGACATGCCTGCCTTCTTGGCGCTGCTGGCCGACGACGTGGTGCACGACATCAACCAGGGGCCGCGCCAGGTGGGGAAGGCGGCGTTCGCGGCCTTCATGCTGAAGATGAACCGCTGCTATCGCGAGCAACTGGCAGACATCGTGGTGATGCAGTCCCCCGACGGCACCCGCGCGGCGGCCGAGTTCGTGGTGCACGGCGAGTACCTCGCCACCGACGAGGGCCTGCCCGAAGCCACCGGGCAGACCTACACGCTCCCGGCGGGCGCGTTCTTCGAGGTCGTGGGCGGTCGCATCGCGCGCGTGAGCAACTACTACAATCTGCCCGACTGGCTGGCCCAAGTGACGCGCTAG
- a CDS encoding helix-turn-helix transcriptional regulator, producing MTKAKAPTATPSCSREAFERHQSPVWVQRFRGHEPHAAQPGTFAHTYAVIVLITRGLSRIRHTGDLVLRAGDVHLIPPGDAHGAAHFDDMEGWALAFHPEAFPQDDTSWGSHAGLKLGPLLRVRSGCHPVLRPDATQRRRLEEWMRLLEHELEEAQPSRDDAVSALLRLVLIELVRMSSPEPAPDPAGQGTARQALTYIEANALESLSLAQVAQAVDRSPTHVASVMRKETGRTVGQWILEYRMAEARRRLRGTDERVEVIAERVGYADVTHFIRLFRRTHGLTPAAWRRQGSHAAS from the coding sequence ATGACCAAGGCCAAAGCCCCGACTGCTACGCCCTCGTGCTCGCGCGAGGCTTTCGAGCGTCACCAGTCCCCCGTGTGGGTGCAGCGCTTCCGTGGGCACGAGCCCCACGCTGCCCAACCGGGGACCTTCGCCCATACCTACGCGGTCATCGTCTTGATCACGCGCGGGCTCTCGCGCATCCGGCACACCGGCGATCTCGTGCTGCGCGCCGGAGACGTGCACCTCATTCCGCCGGGCGATGCCCATGGCGCCGCGCACTTCGACGACATGGAGGGCTGGGCGCTCGCGTTCCACCCCGAGGCCTTTCCGCAGGACGACACCAGCTGGGGCAGCCACGCTGGGCTGAAGCTCGGCCCGCTCCTGCGCGTGCGCAGCGGGTGCCACCCAGTCCTCCGGCCGGACGCCACCCAGCGCCGGCGCCTCGAGGAGTGGATGCGCCTCCTCGAGCATGAGCTCGAGGAGGCGCAGCCCTCGCGGGACGACGCGGTGAGCGCCTTGCTCCGCCTGGTGCTGATCGAGCTCGTGCGCATGAGCAGCCCCGAGCCCGCCCCGGACCCCGCTGGCCAGGGCACCGCGCGCCAAGCGCTCACGTACATCGAGGCCAACGCGCTCGAGTCGCTCTCGCTCGCGCAAGTCGCCCAGGCCGTGGACCGCTCACCCACCCACGTGGCCAGCGTCATGCGCAAGGAGACGGGGCGCACGGTGGGCCAGTGGATCCTCGAATACCGCATGGCCGAAGCGCGGCGGCGGCTGCGGGGCACCGACGAGCGCGTGGAGGTCATCGCCGAGCGCGTGGGCTACGCGGACGTCACCCACTTCATCCGGCTGTTCCGGCGCACCCACGGGCTCACGCCGGCAGCGTGGCGACGGCAGGGCAGCCACGCCGCGTCGTGA
- a CDS encoding class I SAM-dependent methyltransferase: protein MSHEHTDSPHQHPMHGFGADRAAHYDAQASIALAGAAALYELGVSALTAQLDGQDAASLLFVGVGTGAELLPYTRFDVPGWRFTGVDPSEAMLAVARQRLETESLLARTQLHVGELHTLPEGQPFDGAQMMGVLHHVEGQEARCGLLREVARRLKPGAPLVVGCRVGMDPVLVDVELRRQRALGAPREDIERRRPLYAQMKPVESDAALAAMLAQAGFVAPRAIFLSLQFKVFLTRWDPDSLAQP from the coding sequence ATGTCGCACGAGCACACGGACTCCCCGCACCAGCACCCCATGCACGGCTTCGGCGCCGACCGCGCCGCGCACTACGACGCCCAGGCCTCCATCGCGCTCGCTGGCGCCGCGGCGCTCTACGAGCTGGGGGTCAGTGCGTTGACCGCGCAGCTCGATGGCCAAGACGCGGCATCGCTGCTGTTCGTGGGCGTGGGCACGGGCGCGGAGCTGCTGCCCTACACGCGCTTCGACGTGCCCGGCTGGCGCTTCACGGGCGTGGACCCTTCGGAGGCGATGCTCGCGGTCGCTCGCCAGCGCCTCGAGACCGAGAGCCTGCTCGCGCGCACGCAGCTGCACGTGGGCGAGCTTCACACGCTGCCGGAGGGCCAGCCGTTCGACGGGGCGCAGATGATGGGCGTGCTGCACCACGTGGAAGGTCAGGAGGCGCGGTGCGGGCTGCTGCGCGAGGTGGCTCGCAGGCTGAAGCCCGGCGCGCCTCTGGTGGTGGGCTGTCGCGTGGGCATGGACCCCGTGCTGGTGGACGTGGAGCTGCGGCGGCAACGGGCCCTCGGTGCGCCCCGCGAGGACATCGAGCGTCGACGTCCGCTCTACGCGCAGATGAAGCCCGTGGAGTCGGACGCAGCCCTCGCCGCCATGCTGGCCCAGGCCGGGTTCGTGGCTCCCCGGGCGATCTTTCTCTCGCTACAGTTCAAGGTGTTCCTCACGCGCTGGGATCCCGACTCGCTCGCGCAACCATGA
- a CDS encoding radical SAM protein, with translation MPLVHWIRVTRTCNNVCSFCSESAALDGVPVPLEELEAAVDGILAKLGPHLDAVEVRLSGGEPTLSPHLPAIIESVARRGLSPVLVTNGRAMAKPGRLSHLVDRGLAAVRISLHGATPATHDAMVGVPGAFRQTLTALALAATVPVRRTVSFVLTNANVEELPALFDLMKRSACEELEIRDVLPTADRERHVALRVPDDTARRALEDAAERAQRANVHLRTIGFERTATNTRRSAFAVGARWPNASAAPAPPRPPARVVILGPNEPVTAGSTMTPVAEALEQRRIPIARMSRSGPFDLTQGDLVLCTSYADATALFEREPGAEAFDVRVMDFHMLADFGAFRTRWMPDARQRATTRWWPSERLAIISCFPGYAALYAWYGVPSEALLLHPYLVDPRYFEARTGTPSQPYAFSGGQHLRDTETLAIASALRRSPETLPIHLYHYGPAGPPAAGLDYRGEADFRSFCQALAGSRFVVLPLSRDPTCAAGITVAAMALAAGRAVVASATPAMRDHLDDGVNALLVEPEDPHALAQAIERLERDHELRAKLEQGAREAARMSTAETFVDVLLGRSPPGLLSPAP, from the coding sequence ATGCCCTTGGTCCACTGGATTCGCGTCACGCGGACCTGCAACAACGTCTGCAGCTTCTGCTCCGAGTCCGCGGCACTGGACGGCGTCCCGGTCCCGCTGGAGGAGCTGGAAGCCGCGGTGGACGGCATCCTGGCCAAGCTGGGGCCGCATCTGGACGCCGTGGAGGTTCGCCTCTCGGGGGGCGAGCCCACGCTCAGCCCACACCTCCCGGCGATCATCGAGAGCGTGGCGCGACGTGGACTGTCGCCTGTGCTGGTCACCAACGGGCGCGCCATGGCCAAGCCCGGACGACTCTCGCACTTGGTCGATCGGGGTCTCGCTGCGGTGCGCATCTCGCTGCACGGTGCGACGCCCGCTACCCACGACGCGATGGTCGGAGTCCCTGGAGCGTTTCGTCAGACACTGACGGCGCTCGCGCTAGCGGCGACCGTCCCGGTGCGTAGGACTGTGTCCTTCGTGCTGACCAACGCCAACGTGGAAGAGCTTCCAGCGCTGTTCGACCTCATGAAGCGGTCAGCGTGCGAGGAACTCGAGATCCGCGACGTGCTTCCAACGGCGGACCGCGAGCGCCACGTGGCGCTGCGGGTCCCCGACGACACGGCGCGGCGCGCCCTCGAAGACGCCGCCGAACGCGCGCAACGTGCCAACGTCCACCTCCGCACCATCGGCTTCGAACGCACCGCCACGAACACCCGGCGCTCTGCGTTCGCGGTGGGCGCAAGATGGCCCAACGCATCCGCAGCGCCCGCCCCCCCGAGACCCCCCGCCCGCGTGGTGATTCTGGGGCCGAACGAGCCGGTGACGGCGGGCTCCACCATGACTCCAGTCGCCGAAGCGCTGGAGCAGCGAAGGATCCCGATTGCACGCATGTCGCGGAGTGGACCCTTCGACCTCACCCAAGGAGACTTGGTGCTTTGCACGAGCTACGCGGACGCCACGGCCCTGTTCGAGCGCGAACCGGGTGCCGAGGCCTTCGACGTGAGGGTGATGGACTTCCACATGCTGGCCGACTTTGGAGCGTTCCGGACGCGCTGGATGCCTGATGCGCGTCAACGAGCCACCACGCGGTGGTGGCCGAGCGAGAGGCTCGCGATCATCTCCTGCTTTCCGGGGTACGCGGCTCTCTACGCTTGGTATGGCGTTCCCTCCGAGGCGCTCTTGCTGCACCCATACCTAGTGGATCCGCGCTACTTCGAAGCTCGAACAGGTACCCCGAGTCAGCCCTATGCGTTCTCGGGGGGTCAGCACCTGCGTGACACCGAGACGCTGGCCATAGCCAGCGCGCTGCGACGCAGCCCCGAGACGCTGCCCATCCATCTCTACCACTACGGTCCGGCGGGACCGCCCGCGGCAGGTCTCGACTATCGCGGCGAGGCGGATTTTCGGTCCTTCTGTCAGGCGTTGGCGGGCAGCCGCTTCGTGGTCCTGCCGCTCTCGCGTGACCCCACCTGCGCGGCCGGAATCACCGTGGCCGCCATGGCGCTCGCAGCCGGGCGCGCGGTCGTGGCGTCCGCCACCCCAGCCATGCGCGATCACCTGGACGACGGCGTCAACGCCCTCTTGGTGGAGCCCGAAGACCCGCACGCCCTGGCCCAGGCCATCGAGCGACTGGAGCGGGACCACGAGCTCCGGGCGAAGCTGGAGCAAGGCGCCCGCGAAGCGGCACGGATGTCCACGGCCGAGACCTTCGTGGACGTGCTGCTCGGACGCAGCCCCCCGGGTCTGCTATCACCCGCGCCATGA
- a CDS encoding methyltransferase domain-containing protein has protein sequence MTEPQLGPLTDDALTGGYRVLQRKQGHRYSIDDVLTAHEACRARPDATHYVDLGCGLGSVLLMVAYKLPGARVVGVEAQDVSFQLAQQNVERNGQVDRITVQRGDLRDLLQPEPRAALLQALGRGEGPQLISGTPPYMPVGTSTPSPDEQRRYARVELRGGVEAYLAAIGALLAPGGRGVVCCDARTPERALRGAAEAGLLPLRRLDAIPREGAEALFSVWTCARQQDVADTVCAEDRFVARDREGQRTPAYHALRAFFDLPPSSHHAPT, from the coding sequence GTGACCGAGCCGCAGCTGGGCCCACTCACGGACGACGCGCTCACGGGCGGCTACCGCGTCCTGCAGCGCAAGCAGGGCCACCGCTACTCCATCGACGACGTGCTGACCGCCCACGAGGCGTGTCGCGCGCGGCCAGACGCCACGCACTATGTGGACCTCGGCTGCGGGCTGGGCTCGGTGCTGCTGATGGTGGCCTACAAGCTGCCGGGCGCGCGCGTCGTGGGGGTAGAGGCGCAAGACGTGTCCTTCCAGCTGGCGCAACAGAACGTGGAGCGCAACGGCCAGGTGGACCGCATCACGGTGCAGCGGGGCGACCTGCGCGACTTACTGCAGCCCGAGCCGCGCGCGGCGCTGCTGCAGGCGCTCGGTCGCGGGGAGGGGCCGCAGCTCATCTCCGGCACGCCGCCCTACATGCCCGTGGGCACGTCCACGCCCTCGCCGGACGAGCAGCGCCGCTATGCGCGCGTGGAGCTGCGCGGCGGCGTGGAGGCCTACTTGGCCGCCATAGGAGCGCTCCTGGCGCCCGGAGGCCGAGGGGTGGTCTGCTGCGACGCGCGCACCCCCGAGCGGGCGCTGCGCGGGGCGGCCGAGGCAGGCCTTTTGCCCCTTCGGCGGCTGGACGCGATCCCGCGGGAGGGCGCGGAGGCCCTCTTCAGTGTATGGACATGCGCGCGCCAGCAAGATGTCGCCGACACCGTGTGCGCAGAGGACCGCTTCGTCGCGCGTGATCGCGAGGGCCAGCGGACCCCCGCCTACCACGCCCTGCGCGCCTTCTTCGACCTGCCCCCGAGCTCCCACCATGCCCCCACGTGA